One genomic segment of Amycolatopsis granulosa includes these proteins:
- a CDS encoding deoxyguanosinetriphosphate triphosphohydrolase family protein — protein MELDPRTLRRENAKEPAWSDLADNPFRADRDRIVVSPFFARLGGVTQVVSAAGSGLLHNRLTHSLKVAQVARAISERLLSAVDSAELIGKLGGLDPDVAEAAALAHDLGHPPFGHLGEQVLDRIARHRFSLPDGFEGNAQTFRIITTTDVRGPAAVGLDLTAAVRAAVLKYPWARLHWPDPHPSAMRIPPRGAAEPDDAPGTGSSKFSAYCTELDDVVAARRSFAGRIEPWQQTVEASVMDTADDLAYAIHDIQDFHRIGVLQHAPVAAELGEWLDHALDLAALDNATLAAQIRRPGRSLEQLRRRMHAKDAWIVDDDAFARAVSRIRAELVDGLLATPFDGSIEAEQTTAAFSAQWTHRLVDGVVVLPAPSTRAGHVSLRTAQWHEVQVLKFVHRRFVLLRPELALHQRGQASLLTTLVDALDAWLGDRDEASRLPRRLHDLVELAQSEFEDLARDAPELLVGATGEPVTGADAVRSLARGRAVIDFVSSLTDKQAVTLLEALSGRSSQPWSDSFVL, from the coding sequence ATGGAACTCGATCCGCGGACGCTTCGCCGGGAGAACGCCAAGGAACCGGCCTGGTCCGATCTGGCCGACAACCCGTTCCGGGCCGACCGGGACCGGATCGTGGTGTCGCCGTTCTTCGCCCGGCTCGGTGGCGTGACCCAGGTGGTGAGCGCTGCCGGGTCCGGCCTGCTGCACAACCGCCTCACGCACAGCCTCAAGGTCGCCCAGGTCGCCCGGGCGATCTCGGAGCGGCTGCTGTCCGCGGTGGACTCGGCCGAGCTGATCGGCAAGCTCGGCGGGCTGGACCCGGACGTCGCCGAGGCCGCCGCGCTGGCCCACGACCTCGGGCACCCGCCGTTCGGGCACCTGGGGGAGCAGGTGCTGGACCGCATCGCCCGCCACCGGTTCTCGCTGCCCGACGGGTTCGAAGGCAACGCGCAGACCTTCCGGATCATCACCACGACCGACGTGCGCGGCCCGGCGGCCGTCGGGCTCGACCTCACCGCGGCGGTGCGGGCGGCGGTCCTGAAGTACCCGTGGGCCCGGCTGCACTGGCCCGATCCGCACCCGTCCGCGATGCGGATCCCGCCGCGTGGTGCCGCCGAACCGGACGACGCGCCGGGCACCGGGTCGAGCAAGTTCTCCGCGTACTGCACCGAACTGGACGACGTCGTGGCGGCGCGCCGGTCGTTCGCGGGGCGGATCGAACCGTGGCAGCAGACGGTCGAGGCGTCGGTGATGGACACCGCCGACGACCTCGCCTACGCGATCCACGACATCCAGGACTTCCACCGCATCGGGGTGCTGCAGCACGCGCCGGTCGCGGCCGAGCTGGGGGAGTGGCTGGACCACGCCCTCGACCTGGCCGCGCTCGACAACGCCACGCTCGCGGCGCAGATCCGCCGCCCGGGCCGCTCGCTGGAACAGCTGCGGCGGCGCATGCACGCCAAGGACGCGTGGATCGTCGACGACGACGCCTTCGCCCGCGCCGTGTCCCGGATCCGGGCCGAACTGGTCGACGGCCTGCTCGCCACCCCGTTCGACGGTTCGATCGAGGCCGAGCAGACCACGGCCGCGTTCTCTGCGCAGTGGACGCACCGGCTGGTGGACGGCGTGGTCGTGCTGCCGGCGCCGTCCACCCGGGCCGGGCACGTGTCGCTGCGGACCGCCCAGTGGCACGAGGTGCAGGTGCTCAAGTTCGTGCACCGCAGGTTCGTGCTGCTGCGGCCGGAACTGGCGCTGCACCAGCGGGGGCAGGCGTCGTTGCTGACCACGCTCGTGGACGCGCTGGATGCGTGGCTGGGTGACCGGGACGAGGCGTCCCGGCTGCCGCGGCGCTTGCACGACCTGGTCGAGCTGGCGCAGTCGGAGTTCGAGGACCTCGCCCGCGACGCGCCCGAACTGCTGGTCGGAGCCACCGGCGAGCCGGTGACCGGCGCGGACGCGGTGCGCAGCCTCGCGCGGGGCCGCGCGGTGATCGACTTCGTGTCCTCGCTGACCGACAAGCAGGCGGTCACCCTGCTGGAGGCCCTGTCCGGGCGGTCCTCGCAACCCTG